A part of Cydia strobilella chromosome 15, ilCydStro3.1, whole genome shotgun sequence genomic DNA contains:
- the LOC134748011 gene encoding uncharacterized protein LOC134748011, with amino-acid sequence MDKIFFTINGDKIAVSGSEVTPDTSLNDYIRNYLNLHGTKAMCHEGGCGACVVSVSQTHPTTGEKHVFAVNSCLVHVLSCHDWDITTVEGAGNRKDGYHSIQKRLAAFNGTQCGYCTPGWVMNMYSLYQSSHNQLTMQQVENSFGGNMCRCTGYRPILDAFKSFATDADDRLKKKVQDMEDLDKIKCLNKCVKKCDSEEDWCLIESKPEVLLQVEMKVNRWYKAYNIKDVFKVLSREGTDSYRLIAGNTGKGVYPITADARVLIDISSITALKESYKDMNLVLGAGMPLTEVMATCTLRSNESDFRYLKYFYDHLDLVAHVPVRNIGTIGGNLALKAAHNAFPSDVFLLFETVEASVTIVDSKLEKTVVKLQDFLNLDLKDKLILDVKLPPLSENNHIRTYKIMPRAQNAHAIVNAGFLFKLTSNAITKCNLVFGNIAPNFIRASKTEKALIGVNLEDILRKGVPLLVEELVPVEDPPEPSAECRKSIALGLFYKALLSIAPEASINPRYASGGKPLPRPVSRGTQTFDTDKSLWPLNQPVPKLEALAQCSGEAKYTCDVNTSPREVHVAFVLSTICVGEIDKINASEALKLAGVVSFFTAKDIPGKNSFTPSDVPWQQSDEEILASSKVSYYGQPIGLIAAVNHKLALKAAGLVRVQYKNEKTPVLSIEDALKAQDKDRRVREDISVKPTNKGVDTTQVIKGSFSVPSQYHYTMETQCCTVTNTENGLVVRSSTQWMDLVQVAVSQSLNIQENQVEVQVPRVGGAYGGKASRSAMFACACALVARSLNRTATLVLPLTDNMQIVGKRQPCRADYEIGINDEGVIQYLDMKYYSECGYSFNDSSGGEIVGVLTNLYETSRWGITGHSVLTDKHSNTWCRAPGTTEGIAILEHIMHRIAHATKKDPSAIKIQHLLPKHESVKDFLLSFKTDIKYDERKAEIEKYNAENAWKKRAVEISIMSYPIGYSWNFPVTISVYHADGTVVISHGGIEMGQGINTKVAQVCAYTLKVPLDKISVRGSDNFTSPNAMASNGSITSECVAFATIKACNDLTARMEPARAELAEPTWEEVVKRAYKKGISLQASAMTSDNDALVGYSVYGACAVEVELDVLTGNHVIARSDLLEDTGVSMSPEIDVGQIEGAFIMGLGLWTREHVVHAASGRLLTARTWTYTPPGARDVPADCRVGFRRNAANNAGVLRSKATGEPALTLAVVVTHALRGAIAEARKEYGHVDTEWIDVDTPFSVENILKAISPKPEVYRLK; translated from the exons AtggacaaaatattttttacaataaacggaGACAAGATAGCTGTAt cGGGATCAGAAGTGACACCAGACACATCACTGAATGATTACATCCGAAATTACCTGAATCTTCATGGCACAAAGGCCATGTGCCATGAGGGTGGCTGCGGAGCCTGTGTTGTGTCCGTCTCACAAACACACCCTACCACTGGGGAGAAACATGTGTTTGCTGTTAATTCG TGCCTGGTCCACGTGTTATCCTGCCACGATTGGGACATCACCACAGTGGAGGGGGCAGGGAACCGGAAAGATGGCTACCATTCCATCCAGAAACGACTCGCTGCATTTAACGGCACGCAGTGCGGGTACTGCACGCCCGGATGGGTCATGAATATGTACAG CCTCTACCAGAGCTCGCATAACCAACTAACCATGCAACAAGTGGAGAACTCTTTCGGAGGCAACATGTGTCGTTGCACAGGCTACCGGCCTATTCTTGACGCCTTCAAGAGCTTCGCCACTGACGCTGATGACAGGCTAAAGAAGAAAGTACAG GATATGGAAGacctagataaaataaaatgcctTAACAAGTGTGTGAAGAAATGTGACAGTGAAGAAGATTGGTGCTTGATTGAAAGCAAACCCGAAGTATTATTACAAGTGGAGATGAAAGTGAATCGGTGGTACAAGGCCTATAATATTAAGGATGTGTTTAAG GTGCTTAGCAGAGAAGGGACTGATAGTTACCGTCTCATAGCCGGAAACACAGGAAAAG GCGTATACCCAATAACAGCAGACGCCCGCGTCCTGATAGATATATCCTCTATCACCGCTCTAAAGGAGTCCTACAAAGACATGAACCTAGTACTAGGCGCCGGCATGCCGTTAACGGAAGTCATGGCTACCTGCACACTTCGGTCCAATGAGAGCGACTTCCGGTATCTGAAGTACTTCTATGACCACCTGGATCTTGTAGCCCATGTGCCTGTTAGAAAT ATTGGCACTATTGGTGGCAACTTGGCATTAAAGGCGGCGCATAACGCGTTCCCGTCAGATGTGTTCCTGCTTTTCGAAACCGTGGAGGCTAGCGTCACTATAG TTGACAGCAAGTTAGAAAAAACCGTAGTGAAATTGCAAGATTTCCTTAACTTGGATCTGAAAGACAAGTTGATATTGGATGTCAAACTGCCGCCGCTTTCAGAGAACAACCACATTAGAACTTATAAG ATAATGCCTCGCGCCCAAAACGCGCACGCCATAGTAAACGCCGGCTTCCTCTTCAAACTTACCTCCAACGCCATCACCAAATGCAACTTAGTCTTTGGCAACATAGCTCCCAACTTCATAAGGGCTAGTAAAACGGAGAAGGCACTTATCGGTGTCAATTTAGAAGATATCTTGAGGAAGGGAGTGCCGCTGTTGGTTGAGGAGTTGGTACCGGTGGAAGATCCTCCTGAACCGTCCGCGGAATGTAGGAAGAGTATCGCCTTGGGACTTTTCTATAAG GCCCTCCTCTCAATAGCACCAGAAGCATCAATAAACCCACGATACGCCAGTGGTGGCAAACCTTTACCACGACCGGTATCTCGCGGAACACAGACCTTTGATACGGATAAGTCGCTCTGGCCGCTCAACCAGCCCGTGCCCAAGCTGGAGGCCCTCGCACAG TGTTCGGGGGAAGCGAAATACACATGTGACGTGAACACATCCCCAAGAGAAGTGCATGTTGCTTTCGTCCTCTCTACTATCTGCGTGGGAGAGATTGATAAAATCAACGCTAGCGAAGCCCTG AAACTTGCAGGCGTAGTATCATTCTTCACCGCCAAAGACATCCCCGGAAAAAATTCCTTCACGCCTTCCGACGTTCCGTGGCAACAATCAGACGAAGAAATCCTGGCGAGTTCTAAAGTGTCCTACTACGGGCAGCCTATAGGACTCATAGCCGCAGTCAACCATAAGCTGGCCTTGAAAGCTGCGGGCTTAGTGAGGGttcagtacaaaaatgaaaaaacCCCAGTGCTTAGCATTGAAGACGCTCTGAAGGCTCAAGATAAGGATAGACGG GTCAGAGAAGACATATCAGTCAAACCGACAAACAAAGGAGTGGATACCACCCAAGTGATCAAAGGCAGCTTTTCCGTCCCATCCCAGTACCACTACACTATGGAGACGCAGTGTTGCACCGTTACTAATACCGAAAACGGTCTGGTAGTGCGATCCTCAACACAATGGATGGATTTGGTACAAGTTGCTGTCAGCCAGTCGCTTAACATTCAGGAAAACCA ggtggaagtGCAGGTGCCCCGGGTGGGCGGAGCTTACGGCGGCAAAGCGTCTCGCTCGGCGATGTTCGCATGCGCGTGCGCGCTCGTGGCTCGCTCGCTGAACAGGACGGCGACACTCGTCCTCCCGCTCACCGACAACATGCAGATTGTGGGGAAGAGGCAGCCATGTAGGGCTGACTATGAG ATAGGCATAAACGACGAAGGCGTAATCCAGTACCTTGACATGAAGTACTACTCCGAATGCGGATACTCGTTCAACGACAGTTCGGGCGGCGAGATAGTCGGCGTGCTGACCAACTTGTATGAGACCAGCCGCTGGGGCATCACCGGGCACAGCGTGCTGACCGACAAGCATTCCAACACCTGGTGTCGCGCTCCCG GGACAACCGAAGGCATAGCAATACTCGAGCACATAATGCACAGAATCGCGCACGCAACAAAAAAGGACCCTAGCGCCATAAAAATACAGCACTTATTGCCCAAACACGAATCCGTCAAAGACTTTCTTCTATCATTCAAAACTGACATTAAATACGATGAACGGAAAGCAGAAATAGAGAAGTATAATGCTGAAAACGCTTGGAAAAAGCGAGCTGTAGAGATATCTATAATGTCATACCCTATTGGGTATTCGTGGAACTTTCCTGTGACTATTTCCGTGTACCATGCGGATGGGACGGTGGTGATATCGCACGGAGGGATAGAGATGGGACAGGGGATCAACACTAAAGTGGCGCAAGTGTGTGCGTACACTTTGAAGGTGCCGCTCGATAAG ATATCAGTCCGTGGAAGCGACAATTTCACCTCCCCCAACGCCATGGCCAGCAACGGCAGCATAACGAGCGAGTGCGTCGCGTTCGCAACAATTAAAGCTTGCAATGATCTGACGGCTCGAATGGAGCCCGCAAGGGCAGAGCTAGCCGAGCCTACGTGGGAAGAAGTCGTTAAGCGAGCCTACAAGAAAG GTATAAGCCTCCAAGCGAGCGCCATGACATCGGACAACGACGCGCTCGTCGGCTACAGCGTATACGGCGCGTGCGCTGTGGAAGTAGAGCTCGACGTGCTGACGGGAAATCACGTCATCGCACGGTCTGACTTGCTGGAGGATACGGGAGTTAGCATGAGCCCCGAGATTGACGTGGGACAG ATCGAAGGAGCGTTCATAATGGGCCTCGGGCTGTGGACTCGCGAGCACGTAGTGCACGCAGCATCGGGCCGGCTGCTCACGGCGCGCACGTGGACGTACACGCCGCCCGGCGCGCGCGACGTGCCCGCCGACTGCCGCGTCGGCTTCAGGAGGAACGCCGCCAACAACGCCGGCGTGCTGCGCTCTAAAG CAACGGGTGAGCCAGCGCTGACGCTGGCCGTGGTCGTTACCCACGCGCTGCGCGGCGCTATTGCCGAGGCCAGGAAAGAGTACGGGCACGTTGATACCGAGTGGATCGATGTTG atacgCCGTTTAGTGTGGAGAATATACTCAAAGCAATTTCACCTAAACCAGAAGTTTACAGGCTGAAATAG